One window of Henckelia pumila isolate YLH828 unplaced genomic scaffold, ASM3356847v2 CTG_525:::fragment_3, whole genome shotgun sequence genomic DNA carries:
- the LOC140873153 gene encoding protein DETOXIFICATION 42-like, whose amino-acid sequence MAFPLRQNTGNSILWGLLKNPRAIFKKDDLGLEIAQIALPAALALTADPIASLVDTAFIGHIGPVDLAGVGVAITVINQVTKVAIFPLVSVITSFVAEEDALGSSGVEYQEIEIVETSVDSDIEKEELIPKTEMSGGGHKKRHISSASSALIIGGALGLAEAVILICAAKPMLSYMGVRSDSPMFTPALQYLILRSIGAPAVFLSLAMQGVFRGFKDTKTPLYATMIGDVANIILDPIFIFLFKMGVSGAAIAHVISQYLISMVLLRGLIEKVHLLPLTIKDLQLSRFLKNGSLLLFRVIAATFCPTLAASIAAKLGSTPMAAFQICLQVWLATSLLADGLAVAGQAILANAFARKDYDKVTATASRVLQLGLVVGLFLCIVVAIVLQFSSVLFTEDVNVLRLLKLSIPIVALTQPINSFAFVIDGLNYGASDFAYSAYSMISVAAVSVLLVFLLSSSQGYVGIWFALSIFMILRAVAGLLRIGTRTGPWSFLSSFDQSFDSF is encoded by the exons ATGGCGTTTCCTCTGCGGCAGAACACGGGCAACAGCATTTTATGGGGTTTACTCAAGAATCCAAG GGCAATTTTCAAGAAAGATGATTTAGGTCTTGAGATAGCTCAAATTGCATTGCCTGCAGCATTGGCTCTAACCGCGGATCCTATTGCTTCTCTGGTCGATACTGCATTCATCGGCCATATAG GCCCAGTCGACCTTGCTGGTGTTGGAGTTGCTATAACCGTCATCAATCAAGTAACAAAAGTTGCAATCTTCCCACTGGTTAGTGTGATTACTTCGTTTGTTGCCGAAGAAGATGCTTTAGGAAGTTCTGGAGTTGAATATCAGGAGATTGAAATCGTTGAAACGTCTGTTGATTCGGACATTGAAAAGGAAGAATTGATACCCAAAACTG AAATGAGTGGTGGTGGGCATAAGAAAAGACATATATCATCAGCTTCATCGGCTTTAATTATTGGTGGTGCTCTTGGCCTCGCTGAAGCTGTGATCCTCATTTGTGCAGCAAAACCAATGTTGAGTTACATGGGTGTTCGATCT GATTCTCCTATGTTCACACCAGCACTACAGTACCTAATTTTGAGATCAATCGGTGCTCCTGCGGTCTTTCTCTCGTTGGCAATGCAGGGTGTTTTCCGAGGGTTTAAAGATACAAAAACCCCTTTATATGCAACCA TGATAGGAGATGTGGCAAATATCATTTTGGATCCAATATTTATCTTCTTATTCAAAATGGGTGTCAGCGGTGCAGCCATCGCCCATGTCATTTCCCA GTACTTAATTTCCATGGTGCTTTTGCGGGGTTTAATAGAAAAAGTCCATCTCCTACCTTTAACAATCAAAGATCTGCAGCTCTCGAGGTTTCTCAAGAATG GATCTCTGCTGTTGTTTCGAGTGATAGCAGCGACTTTCTGTCCAACATTAGCGGCTTCAATTGCTGCAAAACTTGGATCAACACCAATGGCTGCGTTTCAGATCTGCTTGCAGGTTTGGTTGGCGACTTCACTCCTTGCCGATGGTTTAGCTGTGGCAGGACAA GCAATTCTGGCGAATGCATTTGCAAGGAAAGATTATGACAAGGTCACGGCTACTGCTTCTCGGGTACTGCAG TTGGGTTTAGTTGTGGGGCTGTTTTTGTGTATCGTAGTAGCCATTGTACTACAATTTTCATCAGTACTCTTTACAGAGGACGTAAACGTCCTTCGCCTTCTAAAGCTTAGCATCCCG ATAGTGGCGTTGACCCAACCGATCAACTCCTTCGCTTTTGTTATTGATGGACTAAATTATGGAGCATCTGATTTTGCTTATTCTGCTTACTCCATG ATTTCGGTAGCGGCAGTGAGTGTCCTTCTCGTGTTCTTGCTGTCCTCAAGCCAAGGATACGTCGGTATATGGTTTGCTTTATCTATCTTCATGATTTTGCGAGCGGTGGCTGGATTATTACG GATTGGAACAAGAACAGGGCCATGGAGCTTTCTTTCCAGTTTCGATCAATCCTTTGATTCCTTCTAG